The genome window ATCGAAGGATTTGCGGTGAATCTCGCTATCAACACTCAATGGAAGTTCGGTCCGAAAGTCAACGGAATGGAACTGAGAGAATTAAGAAAATCGCAAGTGATTGCGTCCGATTTCCGCAAATACGACGGAACCTTGAAGATGGTTGTCGCGTGCGATTCGAAATCCAGGGAATTGTTTTTGAAATTTTTGGAAGATCTGCATCGGGAAGGAAAACTATTCTACGGGTATCACGTTTCGGACCGTGCATTGATGACCTGCGCTTTACACGAAGGATCGGTTCGAGAAGTGCATTTCGTCGATTCGGCGGACGGAGGTTACGCTCTTGCCGCCATTCAACTCAAAGAGCAAATCAAAAATTCAAGAATCTGATCCGAGTTTGATCGTCCAGTTATCGTCAAAGAGTTTGTAATTGCAGGTCAGCTCTTCTCCTTTGAGAATCAATCGAGTCGCGCTGTCTTGTCCCATCGGGTTCGTTTGATCGCCCGTAAAATCTTCTTTCGTATTCGGATCGTCGCTGTGATTCATAAACTTCGAATTATCGGAGCAATAATACCATTTGCCGTCCGTTTGATACGAATACGTGCGGAACATTTCTTGAACGGAAGGAGGTAGGGAATTCAGCTCTTGATCGGTTAGAATCCAAACCGTCTTCGGATGATATTTCCAAATCAATTCTCCTTTTTGAATATCACGGCCGGCAAAGAGACCGAAACCTCCGATCGGAGAATTAGCGATGTATGTGGGAACCAAGAGCATTGGAAAGAATGTAAATTAGCGGGGAAAAAAATTGCAAGTAAGAAACGAAATTCCTTAGAGAACCATCGCTTGTTGTTCCGGCTCGGGAACGGAAAACCGTTCCAGCTTACCGTTGCGCATTTGAAAGACTTGGTCCGCTTCTCGAATCGTGGAAAGTCTATGCGTAACGGAAATCACGGTTCTTCCCTCGCGCAACTGGGAAAGGGTTTTCATGATTCTCGCTTCGGTAACCGGATCCAAGGAAGAAGTCGCTTCGTCCAAAAGAAGAATCTGCGGATTTCTAAGGAATGCCCTTGCGATCGCGATTCTTTGTCTTTCTCCGCCG of Leptospira sanjuanensis contains these proteins:
- a CDS encoding SET domain-containing protein, with the protein product MLLVPTYIANSPIGGFGLFAGRDIQKGELIWKYHPKTVWILTDQELNSLPPSVQEMFRTYSYQTDGKWYYCSDNSKFMNHSDDPNTKEDFTGDQTNPMGQDSATRLILKGEELTCNYKLFDDNWTIKLGSDS